The following are encoded in a window of Amaranthus tricolor cultivar Red isolate AtriRed21 chromosome 2, ASM2621246v1, whole genome shotgun sequence genomic DNA:
- the LOC130805728 gene encoding uncharacterized protein LOC130805728 → MLRIYTSLLSATVVTKGTNKNQQKEAPIAYSQEFENFGDNVDYSGSFVTDREFISLDELHSWADAIAITIGFQFTCASYKKKEGRSRVSVYLRCRRYGNIRGDVHNLDNTARPGSKSRSCGCKFMIVGSSRKPPERPWTVRVCPGEKGKNNHPFLVYRDGHVRANRINVDIREHIRQLSATGMQPAFIMNSIRDNFPCFYASMNQIYNIRQSIRRKEMEGRTSLQHCLHMATELNYVVWTDLDNEGQLSRLLIANPTSIQMIRTWPYVMLIDTTYKTNKQKWPLCEVIGMTPINHNFLVAFCLMRDEAAVSYSWVLQGLRDIFGTAQTPKHCHCLLWFC, encoded by the exons ATGTTGCGGATTTACACCAG CCTACTCAGTGCAACTGTTGTCACAAAGGGAACAAATAAAAATCAgcaaaaagaagctcctatTGCATATTCACAG gagtttgaaaactttggagacaacgtagactactccggtagctttgttacggatagggaatttatctccttagatgagttacatagttgggccgatgcgatagcaataacaatcggttttcaatttacatgtgcttcttataaaaagaaagaaggacgttctagagttagtgtctatttaagatgtcgccgctatggtaatattaggggtgatgtacataatctagataatactgcccgacctggttctaaaagtagaagttgcgggtgtaaatttatgattgtaggaagtagtcgtaaaccaccagaaagaccttggacggtaagggtgtgtcctggtgaaaaaggaaaaaataaccacccgttcttggtgtacagagatggtcatgtaagggcaaataggattaatgtagatattcgggagcacatacgacagcttagtgcaaccggaatgcaaccggcctttattatgaattctattagagataattttccttgtttttatgctagtatgaatcaaatatataatattaggcaatcaataaggagaaaagagatggagggtaggacttcccttcaacactgtcttcatatggccacagaacttaattatgtggtctggacagacttggataacgaagggcaattgagcagactattaattgcaaatcctacctctatccaaatgatacgtacgtggccgtatgttatgctgatagatacaacgtacaaaacaaacaaacaaaagtggccactatgtgaagtgatcggaatgacgccaatcaatcacaacttcttggttgcgttttgtttgatgcgagatgaggcggctgtgtcgtattcgtgggtgttgcagggattgagagatattttcggcactgctcagactcctaaacattgccattgcttattatggttttGCTGA